A region of the Candidatus Gastranaerophilales bacterium genome:
AAAAAAGCAAAAGAGGCATGACATGATTAGTCAGTTGAGGCATGATGAGCGATTACTTGCGAAGCTGGTCTTCAGCATCATCTCCTATTCTATTCTAATAACAATACTGATAAATCACAACATACCTATAAATAAAATTAAGGCGCAGGAAATAGCTATATCTAATAAAGTGTACGCTGGCTCGGTTATTATGACCGAGCCATTTTTTTTAGGTGCAAACGAAGCAACAAAACTTTCACACAGAAAACAGCTCTGGGATAAAGATGTTCAAAAACGCTACCCCGGCAGTTTGATTTTAACCGTTCAGGACGGGGTTAAACATATCAGGTTAACAAAGTACGTCAACGGCAGAAAAGTCAGAATTAATGTAGTAGAGATAAACACTTCCATAAATAAAAATATTTCGCTAAAACCTGTTTTGGCATCAAATACCTTAAGCAATAAAGCTTCCATAAGAACAATAGCCCAAAAAGAGAATACCATCGCCGCAATAAACGGCTCTTACTTTAAGCCCCAGAACGGTATTCCGTTAGGGACAATGATGGTAAACAAGGATATCTTGACAGGTCCTGTTTACAACCGCGTGGCTTTAGGTATAGCAGACGGTTATTACAGGATGTCAAGGGTAGACCTCAATGCCCGGCTTCAATCAAAAGATACGGTTTTAAAAATCGACAATATAAACCAGCCGAGAATGCTCTCCACTTATGTGTTGGTATATACACGTAAGTGGGGAGCTGTTTCTCCCCCTCCGCCGCAATACGGAGTTCAAATAACTATTGAAGATAATAAAGTAACACACGTAGGTTACGGCTCTAATGCAATTCCGGAAAACGGTTATGTAATCGTAGGACCAAAAAGCAAATTGGAGCCGTTTTTTAATGCCAAAGATATAAAAATTGATATCAAAACTACCCCTGAATGGGATGATGTAAATCATATCATCAGCGGCGGGCCGTATTTGGTCAAAGAAGGAAATGTCTATGTTGATGTCAACGAACAAAAATTAAATTCTATCGCAGGCAAAAACCCGCGCACCGCCATCGGCTATACGCTGGATAATAATTTCATCATGGTAACGGTTGACGGCAGAGAAGAAACTTCTGTCGGAATGACGATTTGGGAACTTGCGAAATTTATGAAACAAATCGGCTGCCAAAATGCAATGAACCTTGACGGCGGCGGCTCCAGCGTTATGTATTTAAACGGCAGCCTTATAAACAGCCCCTCAATAAAAGGCGGAATTGCTATAAGCAATGCATTGGTGCTTTATACAAATAAAGAGCTTTCCGCTTCAAAAGAATAAAAAACTGCTTGTATCAGTAGGTTAAATATGCCATAATAGACTTAGTTATATTAGATGATTGTTAATTATGATTTCTATAAAAATATCGTCATAACTAAATAAGAAATAACGCAGAGCCTCTCTGCGATAGTGTTATAGACTGAATAGAAAGGTATATCATTTATGAACATTATGATGATTATACTGGCTATTTTGGGATTACTTGCCCTCATATACGCGGTAATCTTACAAATTAAGCTATCAGAGAAAAATAATTCTCTGAAGGAAGTTGAAAAACTTACCGAAAAAAAATTAAAAGAAGCGCAAGACCAGATTGCAATCCAAAAAAAAGAAGCGCTGATTTATGCAAAAGAAACCCTACAGGACCAACGTGAAGAGTTTGAAAGAGAAGCAAAGGACCGCAGGAGCGAACTTCTTAAACTGGAAGCAAAGCTTGAGCAAAGAGAAGACCGTATTGAATCAAAAGCTCAGGAAATTTACGAAAAAGAACATGCTGCTAATAAAAAAATGGATGAGCTTTATGCAAAAGAAGATATTTTAGCGGATTTAGTCCAAAAACAAACAGAAGAACTTCAAAGAATCTCCTGCATGAGCCAGGAAGATGCGAGAAACATTCTTCTTCAACAGATAGACAAAGATTTAACTCAAGAATATGCAACCAGAATCAAAGATACTGAAAGTAAAATCAAAGAGTTTGCAGAAGACAAGGCAAGAGAAATTGTCAGCAATGTTATGCAGCGCTGTGCAATTGACCATGTTATAGAATCAACGGTTTCTGTTGTGAGCCTGCCTAACGACGAAATGAAAGGCCGTATAATCGGCAGGGAAGGCAGAAACATCAGAGCCTTAGAAACCTTTACAGGAGTGGATTTAATCATTGACGATACTCCCGAAGCCGTTGTACTGTCCTGCTTTGACCCTGTAAAAAGGGAAATTGCAAGAAGTGCATTAGAAAAACTGATAGCGGACGGACGTATTCACCCTGTTCGTATTGAAGAAGTTGTTGAAAAATCAAAAACCGAAATTGACCAGAAAATGTTCAAAGAAGGCGAAAATGCTGCGGCACAGCTTGGAATAGTCAATCTTCATCCTGAATTAATCAAGCTTTTGGGAAGATTGTATTTCAGAACAAGTTACGGTCAAAATGTACTGACACACTCTATTGAGGTAGGGCATTTGTCAGGCATGATAGCAAAAGAATTCGGGCTTGACCCCGAACTGGCTAAAAGAGCGGGCTTGCTTCATGACATAGGCAAGGCGGTTGACCAAACTCAGGAAGGTACTCACATTCAATTGGGTGTTGAGCTTGCGAGAAAATACGGTGAAAAAGAACAGATAGTTCACGCTATTGAAGCCCATCATGACGATGTATCCGCTAACACTATTGAAGCTGTTATTGTAAAAATAGCAGACAGTATGAGTGCCGGCAGACCCGGTGCAAGGCGTGATACTCTTGAAATTTACATCAAGAGAATTCAAAAGCTTGAAGAAATCGCAACAAGCTTCGAAGGTATCAAGCGTTCATTTGCGGTTCAATCAGGTAGAGAAGTCCGTGTTATTGTGGAGCCTGCGGCGTTTGACGATGATGCAAGCACAAAACTTGCCCGTGATATTGCAAGCCGGATTGAAACCGAGCTTGATTATCCCGGTCAAATCAGAGTAACCGTTATTCGTGAAATCAGGAGTACGGAAATAGCAAAATAATGTGTGAAAGAGTTCTTGACATACTTTTCATAGGGGACATTGTAGGCAGACCGGGAAGAAAAGCCGTCTGCAGGTATTTGAATGACATCAAAAATACTGAACCGCCGGACTTTGTGATTGCAAATGTCGAGAACGCTTCTCATGGCTTCGGGCTTACTTTTAGAAACCATGAGGAGTTAAAAAGTTATGGAATTAACGCTTTTACATCAGGAAACCATATTTGGGACAAAAAAGAAATCTTTGAATACATCAACACCTCGGATGTGTTAATCCGTCCGCTTAACTACCCTAACTGTGATTTTGGGGTCGGGTATCGGATTTTTGAAGTGAAAGGGGTCCGTCTTTGTCTGATAAACCTTTTGGGCAGGACATTTATGACCCCTGTTGATTCACCGTTTGATGTTTTAAAAAACGCTATGCCGGAACTAAAAGAAAAAGCGGATATTTTTATAGCGGATTTTCATGCGGAAGCTACCGCCGAAAAAATTTGTATGGCATATTTTGCCAAAGATTTGGGGATTAACGCGGTTTTGGGTACTCATACCCACGTCCAGACCGCTGATGAGCAGATTATGGACAATATGTTTTACATAACAGATGTTGGATTTTGCGGCGCTAAAAACAGCGTTATAGGTATGGACGTCACAACATCAATAAAAAGATTATTAACATGCTTACCGGAGCGTTATGAGATAGAAGCCGACAATGAGGCGCAGCTTAATGCAGTCAGATTAAAATTTGATATAAGCTCCAAATCCTGCATGTCTATAGAAAGAATTTTTTGCGATAAGAAGTTAAGTGAGGAAAAAGACATGAAAGGAAGCTAAATTGAAAGTAGATTTACACGTTCACAGCACATACTCGGATGGTGCTTACACGCCGCGGCAAGTAATTGATACGGCGGTAAGTGTCGGTTTGAATGCTATTTCAATCACAGACCACGACAACATTTTAGCCTATGAAATCTCCAAGAGCTACATCAGAGAAAAAGGCTATGACCTTGAAATTATTCCGGGTGTGGAAATTAATACACTCTACAACGGAGAAGAAATTCACATCCTTGGCTATTTTATGGATTTTGAAAATAAAAATTTTCAAAAAATGATTAAAATCCAACAGCAAGCCCGTGTTAAACAGACACAAAGAATCGTGGAACTTTTAAACAAAAAGGCAAATATCCCGGTTACAATGAATCAAATAAGCAACTATGTCGCCCCCGGCGGCAGTATAGGCAGACCTCATATTGCGAAAGCTATTGTTGTGGCAGGCGGTGCGCAAAACGTTATTGAAGCCTATGCCAAATACATCAATGACAACTCGCCTGTTTATATCCGCAGAGAAACCGTAACTCCGCATGAGGCGGTGGAAATTATTTATGAAGCAGGCGGAATTCCTATAGTTGCCCACCCTTGTGATATTGATAAACCAAAAGAGCTGGTAGAAGATTTAATGAACTACGGCTTAAGAGGGCTTGAAGCATATCATCGCAAACACACTCCCGCTATGGTTGAATACTATTCCTCCATGGCAGAAAATTACGGACTAATTGTAACAGGCGGTTCGGATTTTCACAGTCCGAATAACAATAACGTAATTTATCTGGGCAAAATCTTTATCCCTGATTGGGTTTACAATAATCTTAAAGAAGAAAAAAGAAACATTGAAATTGCGGGAATTTAGCACCCTTGTCTATATAGCCTGAAAGGAGAAGAACCTTGTTTGAAAGATTTACCGAAAAAGCAATTAAAGTAATTACAATGGCTCAAACTCAGGCTATCTTGCTTGAACATGCACAATTGCACAGTGAGCATATATTCTTAGCTATCTTAATGCAAAAATCAGGCATTGCTTCAAAATTCCTAAAGGCAGCGGGCATGAATTATGAAATGATTAAAGAAGACATTATTGCACTTAACTTTGAAAAAGCGACAAAGCAGCAAAATGTCCTGCCGTTTTCCGACGAATTAAAAAAAGTATTGAAACTCGCATGGGACAAGTCCATTGCTATGCAAAACCATTCAATTATTCCGGAACATTTATTTTTAGCCATAGTAGAGTCTAAAAACCTTAATATTATCAAACTTTTTAACAAGTACAACATTGATATTGCAAGGATAAAAAATTCCACGCAAAAAATCGTCCAAAAACAAACCCAAAAATTCATACACCCGGAATTTGTTTTGAATACCCGGCAATTGGAAGATACTAAAAGCGAGATAAAAATAAGTTCGCTTTTGGAAGATGAAAAAGCGAAAGACTTTTTTGCCGCCGTAGCAGATAAAACAGCTAAATCAAACCTGGAAGCAATAGGAACTGCGCAGATTTTGGCTGAACTTATCAATAACAAAGAGGTTTCCTGCCTGTTTGATGATTTGCCCACAGGCAAAGAAGAACTTATAAAGCTTTTACATTCAGGACTGTATAGGCAGGAAGATTATGATGAAGAGTATTTATTTACACAAAAAGCCAAAGACTCTATACTAAATGCATTTGAAATTGCAAAGGAAGCAGGTTCTTCAAGCATAACCCCGGAGCATGTTTTGCTTGGGCTTTTGAAAAACAATTCCGGCAGCGCTTACAAAATTTTAAAAGAACAAAACATTAATACAAAAAGCTTAAAACAGCGGCTGATGGATAGAATCGAACAGCAAAAAACCACTTCAATGAAAATTATTAAATTAGCCAAGCTTGAAGCTGCAAGACTGGGGCATAATATGGTGGGTTCCGAGCTTTTGCTTTTAGGCATTATTATAGAAAGCGCAGGCATCGGCGCACAAGTGCTTCAGGATTTGGGTGTTAATATCAAGGACGCAAGAAAAATTGTTGAAGAGCTGATAGGCTACGGCAACAATTATGAGGCTAAGAATTATTCCCTGTCGCAAAGGGCGAAAAAAATCCTTGATAATGCCTGGGTTGAGGCAAAACAGCAAAATAAAGACCGAATAGACTCTGAACATATTTTGCTCGGTATTATTAAAGAAACCGATTGCGTTGCCAATAAAGTCCTTGAAGCGTTAGGCGTTGATGCTATTGAAATTGTGGAAGGTATCAAGAAAAAATTCTCAAAAATTTGAAATTGCAATGTATATTAACAATTAGCGTTTATTGACGTAAACCGGGAATAAATTGTATGATGAAAAAGGTTTAATATTTGGAGTGGCTGCATGAATTTTGGCGAAATTCTAAAAGGTCCTTTGACCCCTTTTAAAAACTTTAATATTGTTTTTATTGCACTTTTTGCATTGGTTGTTCTAATCAGCTTTAATTTAGGCGACCCAAAATCCGCCTCTTTTCAGATACATACTCTTGTAACAAATATTTTTAACGGAGTTGTTACTTTATTATTTACAGGTTATTGCGTGAATTATTTTAAAACCAAATATTTATTATCAGACTCTGAGGTTAATGTAAGTATTGATGCGGGGAATTTTGTAAAAACAGGTCTTAAATTCTATTTATTCGGACTATTACTGGGGATTTATCTGGCTGTATTTTGGCTCCCTCTTTTCATACTCGGAGGTATAGCATTTGGGGCTTTAGCAGCCCATCAGATTGCTATTGCCGTTATTATGCTGCTTGTTTTAATAACAGTAGGGATTCGGCTAACTATAAAGTTATACAAATACGCGCTTGTAGCTACATTGCGTTATTTGCAGACCGATGATGTCAAAGAAGGCTGGAATATCAGGGATATTAATTCTATAATTAAGTTAAATAACAAGAGCCTTGAATCTTATATTTGGGTTGCCGTCGGGTTATCTGTTATTTACATTACTTCTTTTTTATTCTCATCTGTTTTCCTTTTAATCAATAAAATTTTTGCATCTGCGCTGCTCGGTATTTTAACATGGTACAGTACGATTGTATTTTATGATATGTACGGCAGTATGCTTGATAATATTGCTATACAGCCTCAAGAAGCAGGATAAAAATAACTTAAAAACTTATTTTTATAAATTTGCGCTGCAAATCCACGCTCAATTTGCTCAAAAATTCGCCTACATAAGCACCTATCCCTACGTTATAGCTAAATTTAGGGTTTTTAACCGTCAGGGCATAGAGAGTTTTTTCTGCAACAGCCTCGGGGGCTAAACCGTTTTTAATGCTTGTTTCTAATGAAGCCATTAATTTTTGGGTTTTGGGCAAATATTTTTCCAAAGTTTCCGGCGGAATTTTTCCGAATGCATTTTTTGCAAGCTCAAAAGATTTCTCCCATAAAGGCGTTTTTATAACACCGGGTTTGATGGAAATAAACTTTATGTTTTCATCACACCGCTCTATTGCCAGCCCCTGAAAAAATATATCCAAAAGCTTTTTAGAAGCGCAATAAGGAGCTATAAAAGGATAAACAAAATTCGATGAAACAGAGCTGATATTGATAATTCGCCCTTTTTTCATCAGCGGCAGAAATGTGGTTACAATCTTCAAAGGCGCAAAAGCATTTACTTCAATTTGTTTTCTTATCGCATCAAAATCAGGACATTCCATTACCCCCGCCTGTGCAAACCCTGCAGCGTTAATAATCGCGCTAAGGCTTATATTTTGGCTTTTGAACTCCTGAAAGAGGTTCTCAATTTTTTCATTATCCAATACATCAAACATTACAACAGAAATTTGCGGACTGAGAGCTTCAAGCGCTTCTTTATCTTCCTGTTTTCTGACGCAGGCAATAACTTCATAGCCTTTTGCCGTGAGCTTTTCGGCAATAGCTTTGCCTATCCCTGATGATGCACCTGTTAATAAAATTTTTTCCATAAGAGCAGCTAAACCAGTTTATCTTTTAAGGTTTTCAAAGCATTATCAAGGTTCGCCGGATTTTTGGCGCCGCCCTGGGCAAAGTTCGGTCTGCCGCCGCCCTTGCCTTCGCAAGCCTGTGCTATTTCATTTACAATCGCTCCGGCGTTTATTCCTTTTGCAATAATGCTATCTGAAACCTTTGCTATAATTGAGATTTTATCGTCGCTGTATGAGCATAATACAATCGTGCTTTCGCCTAATTTATCGGCAAATTTTTCCGCATAATTCTTTAAAATATCAGCGCTTACACCGTCTATGCGCTCAACTAACACTCTGCCTGATTTTCCTTCTGTCGCATTTTGGTATAAAGTTTCCATTTTGCCTGCAGCAATTTGATTTTGAAGGTCTTTGATTTTTTTGTTTAAACTTTTATTGTCTTCCAAAATTTTCTCTAATCTTCCTTCAAGTTCAACGACCGGGGTTTTTAAAGTTTTAGCAATTTGTTCCAACACAGCGTTATTTTCTTTGAATAATTTAAGTGCGCTGTTTGCACAAATAACTTCTATTCTTCTTACACCTGCCGAGATTGCGCTTTCGCTGACAATTTTTGCAACTTTAAGTTCGCTTATATTCTCAACGTGAAGCCCGCCGCAAAGTTCTTTGCTCACATCACCAACGCTTACCACTCTGACATCAGCAGCGTATTTTTCATCAAAAAGAGCGGTCGCGCCTGATTTTTTGGCGTCTTCGACCGACATAATCCGCGTTGTGCAATCGAACCCGAGGTTAATCCATTCGTTCATCAAATCTTCTATTTGGGCAAGTTCATCTTCGCTCAGCCCTCTGTCAAAGTTAAAGTCGAACCTTGTTCTAAAAGAGTCAACCTGAGAGCCTGCCTGATGAACTTCGCTGCCCAAAGTTCTTACCAAGGCAGCTTGCAAAAGGTGTGCAAGTGTATGGTGGGCTTTTATTTGCTTTCTCAATAGGTTGTCAACTTCTGCACAAACTTTATCTCCTGTTTTGATTGAACCTTCCGTGATTTTTGCTTTGTGGATAAAAAGGTTGTCCAGTTTGATTGTATCGACCACTTCAATTTTAACATTTTCGTTTGATATAATGCCGCTGTCGCCTGTTTGCCCGCCTGATTCGGCATAAAGAGGGGTTCTATCAAGAATGATATCAACCTCATCACCTATGACGGCTCCATCGGTTTCCACGCTGTCTTTTACTATTGCAACTACTTTAGCCCCTTCAATCCGATTGGTTTCATAGCCCTTGAAGTCTGTTTCGCCGTATTTTTTCAAAATATCAACGAAAATAAGATTTTGTGTGAGGCTGATTTTGGTATGAGCAGCTTTGGCGCGCTCTTTTTGTTCGTCCATTTCTTTTTTAAAGCCTGCTTCATCAACTTTTAGCCCTTGTTCTAATGCGGTTTCCAAAGTTAACTCCATAGGAAACCCAAAAGTATCATAAAGTTTAAACGCATCAGCACCCGAAATAGTTTTGTCTTTTTTCTGCTTGGCTTCTTCAATAAGCTGGGACAAAAGTAGTTCACCCTTATCAAGCGTCTGTTTGAAGCGTTCTTCTTCC
Encoded here:
- a CDS encoding Clp protease N-terminal domain-containing protein → MFERFTEKAIKVITMAQTQAILLEHAQLHSEHIFLAILMQKSGIASKFLKAAGMNYEMIKEDIIALNFEKATKQQNVLPFSDELKKVLKLAWDKSIAMQNHSIIPEHLFLAIVESKNLNIIKLFNKYNIDIARIKNSTQKIVQKQTQKFIHPEFVLNTRQLEDTKSEIKISSLLEDEKAKDFFAAVADKTAKSNLEAIGTAQILAELINNKEVSCLFDDLPTGKEELIKLLHSGLYRQEDYDEEYLFTQKAKDSILNAFEIAKEAGSSSITPEHVLLGLLKNNSGSAYKILKEQNINTKSLKQRLMDRIEQQKTTSMKIIKLAKLEAARLGHNMVGSELLLLGIIIESAGIGAQVLQDLGVNIKDARKIVEELIGYGNNYEAKNYSLSQRAKKILDNAWVEAKQQNKDRIDSEHILLGIIKETDCVANKVLEALGVDAIEIVEGIKKKFSKI
- a CDS encoding DUF4013 domain-containing protein, producing MNFGEILKGPLTPFKNFNIVFIALFALVVLISFNLGDPKSASFQIHTLVTNIFNGVVTLLFTGYCVNYFKTKYLLSDSEVNVSIDAGNFVKTGLKFYLFGLLLGIYLAVFWLPLFILGGIAFGALAAHQIAIAVIMLLVLITVGIRLTIKLYKYALVATLRYLQTDDVKEGWNIRDINSIIKLNNKSLESYIWVAVGLSVIYITSFLFSSVFLLINKIFASALLGILTWYSTIVFYDMYGSMLDNIAIQPQEAG
- a CDS encoding phosphodiester glycosidase family protein, whose amino-acid sequence is MTEPFFLGANEATKLSHRKQLWDKDVQKRYPGSLILTVQDGVKHIRLTKYVNGRKVRINVVEINTSINKNISLKPVLASNTLSNKASIRTIAQKENTIAAINGSYFKPQNGIPLGTMMVNKDILTGPVYNRVALGIADGYYRMSRVDLNARLQSKDTVLKIDNINQPRMLSTYVLVYTRKWGAVSPPPPQYGVQITIEDNKVTHVGYGSNAIPENGYVIVGPKSKLEPFFNAKDIKIDIKTTPEWDDVNHIISGGPYLVKEGNVYVDVNEQKLNSIAGKNPRTAIGYTLDNNFIMVTVDGREETSVGMTIWELAKFMKQIGCQNAMNLDGGGSSVMYLNGSLINSPSIKGGIAISNALVLYTNKELSASKE
- a CDS encoding TIGR00282 family metallophosphoesterase, which gives rise to MCERVLDILFIGDIVGRPGRKAVCRYLNDIKNTEPPDFVIANVENASHGFGLTFRNHEELKSYGINAFTSGNHIWDKKEIFEYINTSDVLIRPLNYPNCDFGVGYRIFEVKGVRLCLINLLGRTFMTPVDSPFDVLKNAMPELKEKADIFIADFHAEATAEKICMAYFAKDLGINAVLGTHTHVQTADEQIMDNMFYITDVGFCGAKNSVIGMDVTTSIKRLLTCLPERYEIEADNEAQLNAVRLKFDISSKSCMSIERIFCDKKLSEEKDMKGS
- a CDS encoding SDR family NAD(P)-dependent oxidoreductase; this encodes MEKILLTGASSGIGKAIAEKLTAKGYEVIACVRKQEDKEALEALSPQISVVMFDVLDNEKIENLFQEFKSQNISLSAIINAAGFAQAGVMECPDFDAIRKQIEVNAFAPLKIVTTFLPLMKKGRIINISSVSSNFVYPFIAPYCASKKLLDIFFQGLAIERCDENIKFISIKPGVIKTPLWEKSFELAKNAFGKIPPETLEKYLPKTQKLMASLETSIKNGLAPEAVAEKTLYALTVKNPKFSYNVGIGAYVGEFLSKLSVDLQRKFIKISF
- the alaS gene encoding alanine--tRNA ligase translates to MSDKLTGNELRKKYIDFFVKKHNHLQYKSSSLIPDNPTVLLTTAGMLQFVPMFLGYEEPPNPPRIATVQKCARAGGKDSDIENVGRTPRHHTFFEMLGNFSFGDYFKEEIIPWAWDFVINEIKLDVERLWITVFETDDEAVEIWKKTGVRPERILKKGKKDNFWGPAGASGPCGPCSEIHYDLGAEYACCDNCGIDTCECDRFVEIWNLVFTELNQDEEGNLTPLAKKNVDTGMGLERVTMVVNGVTSTFDTDLLQPILKKVCELSSKEYKKDPKTDISIRIITDHARCVSFMIADGLTPSNEGRGYVERMILRRALRHGKILGLELPFLYKIVDTVVDSYKETYPELARNRDKIISVIKAEEERFKQTLDKGELLLSQLIEEAKQKKDKTISGADAFKLYDTFGFPMELTLETALEQGLKVDEAGFKKEMDEQKERAKAAHTKISLTQNLIFVDILKKYGETDFKGYETNRIEGAKVVAIVKDSVETDGAVIGDEVDIILDRTPLYAESGGQTGDSGIISNENVKIEVVDTIKLDNLFIHKAKITEGSIKTGDKVCAEVDNLLRKQIKAHHTLAHLLQAALVRTLGSEVHQAGSQVDSFRTRFDFNFDRGLSEDELAQIEDLMNEWINLGFDCTTRIMSVEDAKKSGATALFDEKYAADVRVVSVGDVSKELCGGLHVENISELKVAKIVSESAISAGVRRIEVICANSALKLFKENNAVLEQIAKTLKTPVVELEGRLEKILEDNKSLNKKIKDLQNQIAAGKMETLYQNATEGKSGRVLVERIDGVSADILKNYAEKFADKLGESTIVLCSYSDDKISIIAKVSDSIIAKGINAGAIVNEIAQACEGKGGGRPNFAQGGAKNPANLDNALKTLKDKLV
- a CDS encoding PHP domain-containing protein; the protein is MKVDLHVHSTYSDGAYTPRQVIDTAVSVGLNAISITDHDNILAYEISKSYIREKGYDLEIIPGVEINTLYNGEEIHILGYFMDFENKNFQKMIKIQQQARVKQTQRIVELLNKKANIPVTMNQISNYVAPGGSIGRPHIAKAIVVAGGAQNVIEAYAKYINDNSPVYIRRETVTPHEAVEIIYEAGGIPIVAHPCDIDKPKELVEDLMNYGLRGLEAYHRKHTPAMVEYYSSMAENYGLIVTGGSDFHSPNNNNVIYLGKIFIPDWVYNNLKEEKRNIEIAGI
- the rny gene encoding ribonuclease Y, with the translated sequence MNIMMIILAILGLLALIYAVILQIKLSEKNNSLKEVEKLTEKKLKEAQDQIAIQKKEALIYAKETLQDQREEFEREAKDRRSELLKLEAKLEQREDRIESKAQEIYEKEHAANKKMDELYAKEDILADLVQKQTEELQRISCMSQEDARNILLQQIDKDLTQEYATRIKDTESKIKEFAEDKAREIVSNVMQRCAIDHVIESTVSVVSLPNDEMKGRIIGREGRNIRALETFTGVDLIIDDTPEAVVLSCFDPVKREIARSALEKLIADGRIHPVRIEEVVEKSKTEIDQKMFKEGENAAAQLGIVNLHPELIKLLGRLYFRTSYGQNVLTHSIEVGHLSGMIAKEFGLDPELAKRAGLLHDIGKAVDQTQEGTHIQLGVELARKYGEKEQIVHAIEAHHDDVSANTIEAVIVKIADSMSAGRPGARRDTLEIYIKRIQKLEEIATSFEGIKRSFAVQSGREVRVIVEPAAFDDDASTKLARDIASRIETELDYPGQIRVTVIREIRSTEIAK